The DNA sequence ACAGCGTGTCTGTTCCTCCACTGCTGCTCTAAAGGTTGCTCAGCTTGGACCTCAGGTGGCACCAGCTTGTGGGCTGGCCTGGAGGTGGGAGGCCCAGCCAGGCCTCCCCGCAACCCTTCTGCACAGGCTTTGGGTTCTACCACCCAGTGTTCCTCCCTTCCCACTAAAAACCTGATCTGCAGACCACATCTCATCACAGCTTTTCTTATGAGGATTTACTGCTTTCGTCTTAGTCCTTGGGAAAGAAGTTCTGCCTCTGTTTAGTGGGGAGGAaggcattaagaaaaaaaaaatctcggccgggcgcagtggctcacacctgtaatgccagcactttgggaggccaaggcgggtggatcacaaggtcaggacatcgagaccatcctggctaacacgtgaaaccccgactccactaaaaatacaaaaaaaaaaaaaaaaaaaattgccaggcgtggtggcgggcgcctgtagtcccagctactcaggaggctgaggcaggagaatggcatgaacccgggaggcagagcttgcagtgagccaagatcacgccgctgcactccagcctgggcgacagagcgagactctgtctcaaaaaacaaacaaacaaacaaaaatctcagcTCTTTTGCAATTAATCCAAAAACACTTACTTTCTTTTCCCAGGGAGAGATGGGAGGCATCTGGGGTGCATTCACCCCTGCAGGTAGCGCCAAACTGTTCTGCATGCAGGGCAGCCCAGGGCTCTTGGActgtctctctgtttcccaggttacCCCAAACTGTCCAAACTGTACTGCCTTGTTTCTTAGCTCTAAGGACCTCCTTTCCTAGTACTAAGCCAGTAAACAGTCTCTGTGCTCAGGGTCATTAGTGGTTGAAGGTGGTGGCATGGGGCAAAGGCCTTGAGAGTTGGTCACAGCTCTGCCATTGTGTTGGAGTGTGACCCTGGCCAAGACAGTTTGCTTCTTTGAGCCTGTGACCGCTCATTTTGAAATGGGAAGAATGATAACACCTACCTACCTTGAGGTTATGTCTGTGAAACGTCTAGGTAGGTGAACATGCATTGAGTGCCTACTGCATGCAAGACTCCAGAGCAAGAAGAATGAATAAGGAGTCATACGTGGTGCTCCCAGAAATGGGCAATGTAGTGGGGAGATAAGACAAATGCACATGTCATATGGGGCAAGACTGAGGTTACAAGACAGGGACCTACGTGTGAAGATGGGGCCGACAAGGACCAGGGAGCCACATTCCTCTTGGCCCTCTGTATACTCACTCCCAGGGTCGTTCCCCTGCTCCTCCTGGGCCTGGGGCAGAAAGCATTCAGGGCTGGTCCTCAGCTGAGAAGCAGGAGCAGGATGCCCTGAGATGACCACACAGTCAGGTTGGGGTTCAAGTGGAGTGGTCACCTCAGACCTGAGAGAATTGACTGAGAGTGGATGTCAGACATTGGTGAAGCACTGTTAAATGGATCCAGCCCTCAATCTGGGCACAGTTCTGATTCACTTCATTAATTCATTAGTTtatccaaccaaccaaccaacccacccacccacccacccttaTTGAGCATCTGCCTTGTGCCAGGCATGGCACCAGTTGCTGGGGATAGCTGTGAATTGGGCAGAATGGACCTCTGTCCCTGGAGCCCACCCAGCCCAGCGGCACCCTCACCTACCACAGTGTCCCTGCCTTGCAGACGCTGATCATTGCTGTGGGACAGACAGTCTACACTGTGGCCTCTGTgctcctcctgctcttcctcctcatGTACATCTTTGCTATCTTGGGCTTCTGCCTGTTTGGATCTGCAGACAAGGGTGACCATGATAACTGGGGGAACCTGGCTGCGGCTTTCTTCACCCTCTTCAGCTTGGCCACGGTACTGTGTTTGGGAACAGTGGTGAGGGCAGGGGCCTTGGGAAGGGACAGCCTAGGTGGTGTGAGTGTGTGGACATGTGGGGCCTCACATGGGGCTTTCCTCATGTCCAGGTACTCAGTGGGGCCCAGGGAAGCTGGGGTCTGTTCCCCATCACAAGCCAGCACCCTGCACAGGGCTCCATCACTCTAGGCCCGTGATTCCTTAGAGTGCTTCTACATGTCTCACAGGGTCATCAAACTTTGCAGAGTTCTCAAATAATAATTCATTTGGAttcagtttaatttataaatgaaacccATGTCACATAGCCTTTTGGGGAACCGGCTGTCACAAATCCACCTAGAAGAAGCATGTAAAACCCAAATCTAGAAATCTAGATTCTGCTGGACTCTGGAAAGAGTGGGGTCTTTTCAAAGGTGGGCCTGGCAGAGAGGCAGTGTCTTTCTGGGAGGGTTGGGAGGCCTTGAGAAAAGAGACCTCAAGGCATGTTGGTCAGTAGCATCCCCAGCCAGGTGTGCTCTGCATTCCCAGGCCATCACGTATGTGCTGGAGCCAGTGGACTGAGAGGTGTTGAGGGGATGACGTGGAAGCAGAGCCACCCTCCTCCTCAGTGGGCCTGGCACTCCCCTAGTGTAGATGAAAAGGAGGCCTGTGCCACTGGGCCTGGGCCCTCAGCATACTCTGCCCTGCCTGAGCAGGTTGATGGCTGGACAGACCTGCAGAAGCAGTTGGACAATCGGGAATTTGCTTTGAGCCGGGCATTCACCATCATCTTCATCTTGCTCGCCTCTTTCATCTTCCTCAACATGTTCGTGGGTGTGATGATCATGCACACAGAGGTGAGGCCCCGCCTGTGAGGATCGGAGGTCAGGGCAGGTGTGGCACGTGGAGCTGTAGGGCAAGTCTCCAGGGAGGACCCGGAGCTGTGTAGCTGTTTCTTCCCAATGAAGTGGCATAGAGGAGGCCAGATGGGCCTGTACCTCACCCGGCCCAACTCTCCTCCCTGAGCCAGTGCATTTGCCTTGCCTGCTGCTGGTGGTCAACAGGACGGTGGGGCCTAGGAAGCCTCTGCAGCTGCAGTTGGCAGCTTGAGTGGGGGCTGGCACTGTGTGGGGAAAAGTGCTCCTGCTGAGGGCCTGAGCAGTGGTgcaaggctgaggaagaggaaagacTGGGTCTGGGCATGTAGCAAGAGCCTGTAGTTGACCTCCATTGTCTGACTCTCGAGGACTCCATCAAAAAGTTTGAGCGAGAGCGGATGTTGGAGCGGCAGGTGACGCTCATGGGAGAGAAGCAGGTGATTCTGCAGCGGCAGCAGGAGGAGATCAGCAGGCTGATGCATATACAGGTGAGTGGCCCCCACAGGCAggtggacagatgggtggatggatcaTCAGGCTGATGGGATGGCGAGGAGGAGGGACCGTGGTACCTGTGTAGAGAGCAGGTGGCCTCAGGCACCTGCAACCTTAGGTAAGACAGCCACGTTCCTCCCATGTTTTATAGAATCAGCCTTTACTGTTGGCATTTTTGTGTTTCTCTGGACCTCTCAGAGTGTTGAGTGCTGTGATTATAATGTCTCCCTCTGTTGTGGGCAGAACTATACTGCATGTTGGTCAGTAGTATCCCCAGCCAGGTGTGCTCTGCATTCCCAGGCCATCACGTATGTGCTGGAGCCAGGCAGTCTGTGCTGAGGCTTCTTCCTGAGGGCTCACTGGGTGCCAGGCAGCCATGGCCCCAGGCCACTGAGTGGACGAGGATGCGGAGGCTCTGATAGAGTGCTAGACAACCTTGGTTCTCTCAAGTTCCTTAAACCAGAACAAGAATGAGCAAACCAGACAGGAGATTTTCTGTCAAGCATGATGCAACCATGAGGGACCAGGGTGAATTTTCCCTCTGAGCCTGAGTGCTCTGAGCCTCCCATGCTGAACCTCGGGTGCTCTGCTAGGCCTCCCTCCCTTTTTGGGTGCATCCCTCCTTGGCCTCTTCTCTGGGGTGGAGACATGTGCCTGTCTTCACCGTGCCCAAGGTTTGCCCAGGGTTGGGAGAGGCTGCGCTGAGCCTCAGCTGGACTTCATGTGCTGCCTGTCCTCAATGGTGACTGCCTCACCCAGGAGTCCAGGTTCAGAAGGGTCAGGATGAAGTTGTGATCAGGCTGAAGCTTCTTTCCAGGACCAGGGTGAGGCCGCTGCCTGGTGCCCATCCTGGAGGTTCTCCATGCCTCTGTGCAGCTCCACTGTCACCTTCTCATCACTGCTCTCTCATTATGCTTTCCTCTCTAGAAAAATGCTGACTGcaaaagtttcagtgagctggTGGAGAACTTTAAGAAGACCTTGCACCACACTGACCCCATGGTCTTGGATGATTTTGGCACTAGCCTACCCTTCATTGATATCTACTTTTCCACTCTGGACTATCAGGACACAACTGTCCGCAAGTCAGTTCCAGCCCTAGCCTTCCCTGGTCACTGGGGCTTCCTCGAGGTCGGGCTATGTCAGGTGCCCTGGGAGGTGAGGGGGATGATGACTGAAGTGCTGATGGGCAGTGGGTGGGTGGAACATGGCTTTCTTGGGGGTACAGCATTCCATGTATACACAGGGGCTGGGCTGCTGTGTGGACAGGCTGTGGCTTGGGGGAATCtgcccctcctgcccctccccaacCCACCTTGACTTGCATGTAAATGCCAGCTCCTTAAAGTCTCCAGGCCTCTTCTCACTAACCCCTTTCCAGAGTGCAGAGGAAAGACCACCAGGTAGTCTCAGCTTCTGGCCTGGTTGTGCCACTACCttcctgtgtggccttggacaattCTCTGCCCCTTTCCCATCTGTCACATGAGGGGCTGCTGGGCTgattcaatgaaaacagtgtaTGTGAAGCTCTGAACCTGGCCTGGCCCAGGGCTTGTGCTCAGTGTGAGTCAGCTGGGATTATGAGCAGCCATTACTGAGCAGGAAGGATGTAAAAACCTGGTTGATGGCTGGACAGGTTGTAGGCATCAGGAGCTATGGTGGGCTGTGGGCACTAGGGAGCTACAGTGGGCTCTTCAGCGAGGACAGATATAATTAGCTTGGCTTCTCAGTGAAAGCCTCTTGGAGGGCTTTAGAGATGGGAGAAACCAAAAAGGAAGGAGTTGTTGGGGAATGCCCACTTTTGGCCCAATAGGGGGTCAGTCACTGTCTGGGCAACTCCACACAGTTACTTCTCTCAGGACCTAAGAATTTATTTCCAACCTGACACATGAAGTAAAATCCCTTGCTCCAGGGGACCCCAGGCAGACTGGCAGATCCAGGATTCCAACCCAGCCTGATCTGGCCTGAAGTCCCTGCTCTTCTTTGACCCTATACCTGTGCAGGTGCAAATGTGTGGTCAGTGGGGCTAGGGGGTCCTGGAGCCTGCCCCTGACCTCAGATCTCATCTCCTCCTGCTCCATTTTGCAGGCTTCAAGAGCTGTACTATGAGATCGTGCATGTGCTGGGCCTAATGCTGGAAGACTTGCCCCAAGAGAAGCCCCAGTCCTTGGAAAAGGTGGATGAgaagtagctgggcatggggacACCCATGTGCTGAGAGCCTTGCAGACTATGACAGGTGCCTATTAAACACAGGCTTTCTGAGTTGTCCTCCAGAGTTGCTGTGATTATGGCATTTCCCCACCTTTGAGATTGGGCCTGGATAGGTGCTCATGAAGTGTGATTCCCCAGAGCCAATCTCCCATCCCCCACCACAGGACATGCAGACCTAGGGAATGGGGAGCAGGAGGCTCAAGGCTTGTCCTGGCCAGAGGCCACATCCAGGGCCTGTGCTGGCTCTAGGCTCCCTGGACCTAGCAGCAAGGACCTGGGGAAGCTGCCTGAGGACCACAGACCAAGACGACCTCCAGCCACCCTCCAAAGCACATGGCCCCCTTGAGCTGGTGTGGCCCTGCTGATCTGGGTGCGGGTGTTCTCATACTGACAGAGTCACATCTCCCTCTGTGGACCCACTGCTGCAGAGACCCCTCTTTGGAAGGCTACTCTGATTTCCCCAAGGCTCACCCCAAGGGGTGCTGCTAAGACTGGCAGGATTCTGTTGTGTGGGTCTGGAGCTCAATCTAGGGGAGTAGCCTGCTGGCAATGCCAGGGCACCTTGCACAGAGCCTGGGAAAGGTGGCATCATCAGCACTGTGTGTTGCTGCCTCATATGGTTAAGTAGGACTCTTCACTTAAAAGGTGGCATTTTCTCTGTTATTCCTAGCCATATGACTACCAGGGCCATCAATGCCCTGGCACCACTCTGGCTTAGCCATGATGGAGCCATCTGAAGGCCCCAGAAGGACAGCACAGCACAGATGACACTCCTTGCTCCAGAATGGCCAGCCCAGAGGCCTGGCAGTGCCCACTCTACACCATTGCTGGGAAGTATGCTTGAGGCTGTCACCTTGGCAGTGCCACCTCACACAGAGGAGGAGGTGTATTCTGGGACTGGCACCTGTAGCTGGGTGCAGAAAGTCCCCATACCCACGCTCGGGATTCAGGTTAGCAGAAAATGCATGGGGTAGCATGGAGAGTGGCTACACAAAGAGGCAGGCCTGGGTGGTGGCACCCCTGAAGCCACAGGACAGGGGCTGTAGGAACCTGTCCTCCTGGTTTCATCTATACATCCAACTGCTATCTACTGAGCTATGCTGGGTGCTGGGGCTTCTATGATGAGAAACCCATGGTCTCGCCCTGGCCCTCTTGGAGCTCACAGTTGTGTAGGGAAGACAGTCATCCAGCCACTGAGGAAGTGACAATCATTGAATTCAGAGTGTGGGGACTGCGTAGAGAGAATCAGGGACACATTGAGAAtcatgaaaacagtgtggaaGAAGGATGGCTCTTCAGGGTGAGACCTATTGAGGTGCTATGGGGGAATCCTCTGAGGGCAGGAAATGCAGCCTGGACACTTCCTGCACGGAGACAGCTTTGTGTCCATGCCCTGAAGCTGGGCTGGGGTAGATAGGGTGTTTGTGCCCCTCATGACAGGGGGAGTTGCTCTGGGTCTGACATGTCTAGGGAAGACGCCAGGTTCGGGGCTTCCAGGGGTGCTCTTGTGGGTGCAGCCCCATTAGCAGGGCAGGCAGGCCCCAGGCAGTGGCTCCAGTTCAGGGCCGGGGCAAAGCAGACATTGCCAGCTGCTCACACAGGGTGTGCCAACATAGCCATGGAAACGCTAAAACATATCCAGCTACTCTCATCAGGAATCCTGGGAATTGCCCTAGGCATCTGAGAGTgaacagagatttaaaaattgGCCGCAGTGGGGCAAGGTAGAAAGTGCCATGGTTTTGGAGTTGGGAGACCTGTGTTCCCTCATAGGGAGACCTTGGGCAAAGTGTCTGGTCTTTCAAGCCTCACCTATTTCCTGTGAGAAATGTGATAATAAAACTGACCCGGTACAAGGATCAAATCTCTGTAAGGTGTGAGAAAAGAGGTAGTTAACTTATGGTTCACCCTTCCCCACTGTCAGCCCTCACCTCTGCTGGGGGCACCTGTGGTGGGCTGTGCTGGTCAGGGGCTGAGAGGGATGAGGCCGGCTTGATGCTGCTGGTGGTGGGGAAAGTATGGAGCTGAGAGCAGGACGCAGAGGTCAGGAACTGTACAGGGGTATGAATGGGTCCTGGGATGGAGCTGGTTCAGAATGGGCAGATGACACGTCAGATCTGAAaggcctggatcccatgcctaGGAAGACAGACTTTGGGCACAGCCACCAGGGTGTGGTGTGAGAGGGTGCATTAGTCCATCTTGTGTTGCTGTAAAAGAATACTGGAGGCTGggcaatttaaaagaaaagagatttatttgtctcatggttctgcaggctgtccaGGAGGCATGGCACCAGcacctgcttctggtgaggcctcaggaagcttctactcatggtggaaggcaaagcggAGCCCGTGTGTGTCATGTGgtgagagaaggagcaagagagaggggaggagggctgccagactcttttaaacaaccagctacCATGTGAACCAACAGAGTAAGCTCTCACTCATCATGAAGTGGGGGCACCAAGCCGTTCATGAGGGagccgcccccatgatccaacacctcccactagtctccacctccaacagtgggagtcacatttcaacatgagatttggaggggacacacatccaaattATATCAAAAGGCAAGCTGCCTTTAAGAGCACAAGAAGGCTTTCAGACAGCAAAGAGCTGGTGGGGGCAGAGGTGACGTGCACAGGGCCGGCCCAGCACTGCTGGCAGAGCAAGCTGATGGATATTTGGCACAAAGTCCCAAAGCAGCATTTCTGTTTGGCTCTACTAGCCTGCAGAGCAAACACGGCAGATTGGAATCCCCACTTGGGCTCTCACCAACTCAAATAGGCTTGGCCAAGACCTTTAATTGATTTGCTTGGGGCAGAAGTGGCTCTGCTTACCCATGCCTGGCTGTGGAAAGCAGGaccctcctcatcctcccctGACGCTGGAATCTAGTAGGGTTGACCCTGAATGGCTCCTTCATCTCCAGCCTGCCAGTTTGATGGTTTGGGGGCCCGAGTCTCCTTCTGGTCATGCCCAAGCCCTCCCCCAGTTCTTGTGGAACGGATCTGGAATTCAAGGCTGGAGGTGTTTGGAAGGTGGccggattttctttttttaaaactgttttctcaTTCCACCAGCAGGAAGCAGGCCCTGTATTGTGGAGATCGAGGCAGTGACTGATAATGTGAATGCTCCTGCCCATTCCAACAGCCCCTAGAAATCTGATACTGAGACTCTGGAGACTGTGCCCCTTGAGGCTTTCTTCAAATGCTTTAGGACACCTCCTAGAGCAAACTGGCCTTCAGCAGGTCAGGTCGGGCTCTTCGGGCATCTCTGCCTGTGTCAGGCTTTGTCCCTGGCCCCAAATGGGTCTGCTGTGTCGTCCTACAGGCCCTCAATAGAGAAGATGGTTCTGAATTCCTGTCTAGGCTACTCAGAAAGGAGAGGTGGTTGTTCTGATTATAGTCACAGGGGTTGGAAAGAGGGGAAGGAGATAAATGTGATGGTGCAAAATCTATCAACACATGGGCATCCCCACTCTTCCCCATACTGTGCTACAAAGAATTTTGTCTGTGCTTGGTCAGCCACAGGCTGCACCTGCCCCAAGTTCTATGTTTGACTTTATTGTAGGCTTTGTGTGATGTGGCATTAGGAGAATGGTGGAGAGCCAGGCCTGCAGAGCTGGAGGGAAAGGGGAGTATTTGTGCTTTCTCAGCCAGCCCCTGCATTCTCCTCCATGCTGGTCAATCGGGGTAATGGGCAAAACAGAGGGAAAATTAAAAGACCAGCGAGGCTGATGAAAACACAACAGGGAGctgggaaa is a window from the Rhinopithecus roxellana isolate Shanxi Qingling chromosome 3, ASM756505v1, whole genome shotgun sequence genome containing:
- the CATSPER3 gene encoding cation channel sperm-associated protein 3, which encodes MSQHRHQRQSRVISSSPVDTTSVGFCPTFKKFKRKDDECRAFVKRVIMSRFFKIIMISTVTSNGFFMALWTSYDIRYRLFRLLELSEIFFVSICTSELSMKLYVDPINYWKNGYNLLDVIVIIIMLLPYTVRELMGRQFTYVHIADGMQSLRILKLIGYSRGIRTLIIAVGQTVYTVASVLLLLFLLMYIFAILGFCLFGSADKGDHDNWGNLAAAFFTLFSLATVDGWTDLQKQLDNREFALSRAFTIIFILLASFIFLNMFVGVMIMHTEDSIKKFERERMLERQVTLMGEKQVILQRQQEEISRLMHIQKNADCKSFSELVENFKKTLHHTDPMVLDDFGTSLPFIDIYFSTLDYQDTTVRKLQELYYEIVHVLGLMLEDLPQEKPQSLEKVDEK